The Geotalea uraniireducens Rf4 genome window below encodes:
- the lpxA gene encoding acyl-ACP--UDP-N-acetylglucosamine O-acyltransferase, whose amino-acid sequence MIHATAVVHPKAELDSDVEIGPYAIIGEHVKIGRGTKVGAHTVIDGWTTIGENNQIFHLASVGAVPQDLKYKGEETYLKIGDRNIIREFATLHLGTVTGNGETTVGSGNLFMAYSHVAHDCSIGNGVVMANAATLAGHVKVEDYAILGGLSAIHQFTRIGAHAMIGGGTLVGMDIPPYTITTGDRRDARLRGLNLVGLKRHKFSDEVIASLKKAYKILVLSDLKLKDALERIKNEVPSSPEVDHFTTFVETAQRGICR is encoded by the coding sequence ATGATACATGCAACTGCAGTAGTACACCCGAAAGCGGAACTCGACAGCGACGTTGAAATCGGTCCTTATGCGATCATCGGCGAGCACGTCAAGATCGGACGTGGCACCAAGGTCGGTGCCCATACGGTCATAGACGGCTGGACAACCATCGGTGAAAACAATCAGATCTTTCACCTGGCTTCAGTCGGCGCCGTCCCCCAGGACCTGAAGTACAAGGGGGAAGAAACTTATCTGAAAATAGGGGACAGGAATATCATTCGTGAATTTGCTACCCTCCACCTGGGGACGGTGACCGGGAACGGCGAGACCACCGTCGGCAGCGGCAACTTGTTCATGGCCTATTCCCACGTGGCCCATGACTGTAGCATCGGCAACGGAGTCGTCATGGCCAATGCCGCAACCCTGGCCGGACATGTGAAAGTCGAAGACTACGCCATCCTCGGCGGCCTGTCGGCGATCCACCAGTTTACCAGGATCGGCGCCCACGCCATGATCGGCGGTGGCACCCTCGTCGGCATGGACATACCGCCGTATACCATCACAACAGGAGATCGGCGCGATGCCCGCCTGCGGGGACTTAATCTCGTCGGCCTTAAGCGGCACAAGTTCAGTGACGAGGTCATAGCCTCCCTGAAGAAGGCCTATAAGATCCTTGTCCTCTCCGATCTGAAACTGAAGGATGCCCTTGAGCGGATCAAGAACGAAGTTCCCTCATCGCCGGAGGTCGATCATTTTACAACCTTCGTCGAGACGGCGCAGAGGGGAATCTGCCGCTGA
- the msbA gene encoding lipid A export permease/ATP-binding protein MsbA, which translates to MNTFKRLIKYSLPYWRRILVAALASIAVGALDGAIAFLVEPVLKKVFAGKDMTIFAVLPIGIVLLFVIRGICRFANDYFMRTAGQLAVQDVRNEIYQKNMHLGLGFFNRHPTGVLMSRVLNDVNMMQDGVGGIVTGVFREGISAVSLLGVIFYRNWQLALISFVVIPLTIYPAQKIGKRIKNISKESQGRMGDITSILQETFSGIKVIKAFGMENWEIGKFLSRNRDYYDFTRRSIKYEALSTPVMEFIISFGIAAVIWVGGNSVIQGKMSASEFFSFITAMVLVFNPVKRITSLYNIFQRSIGAGERVFEIIDEKPEIVDLPDAEEIVRASGDVEFRGVSFRYNDDYVLKNINLSARRGEVVAFVGPSGGGKTTLVSLLSRFYDPTEGAVLVDGRDIRTLTLRSLLRQIALVDQETILFNDTLANNIRYGKTDATDAEVMAAAQAAFAHDFIAELPEGYETNIGDRGVRLSGGQRQRICIARAILKDAPILILDEATSALDTESEQMVQNALNNLMANRTTFVIAHRLSTVLHADRIVVLDKGEVVEVGNHESLLAHGGLYCKLYDMQFQE; encoded by the coding sequence ATGAACACATTCAAGAGACTGATCAAATACAGTTTGCCTTACTGGCGACGCATCCTGGTGGCTGCCCTGGCATCCATCGCGGTAGGGGCGCTGGACGGCGCTATCGCCTTTCTGGTGGAACCGGTATTGAAAAAGGTTTTTGCCGGCAAGGATATGACGATTTTTGCAGTATTGCCGATCGGCATTGTCCTTTTATTCGTGATCCGCGGCATCTGCCGCTTTGCCAACGATTATTTCATGCGCACTGCGGGACAGCTGGCGGTACAGGATGTGCGAAACGAAATCTACCAGAAGAACATGCATCTGGGCCTCGGTTTTTTCAACAGGCATCCGACTGGCGTGCTCATGTCGCGGGTCTTGAATGATGTGAACATGATGCAGGATGGTGTCGGCGGCATCGTCACCGGTGTTTTCCGCGAAGGGATTTCGGCCGTGTCCCTGCTTGGGGTGATCTTCTACCGCAACTGGCAGCTGGCGCTTATCTCCTTTGTGGTCATCCCACTGACCATCTATCCTGCCCAGAAGATCGGCAAGCGGATAAAGAACATCTCCAAGGAGAGCCAGGGACGGATGGGGGATATTACCAGCATCCTCCAGGAAACATTTTCCGGCATCAAGGTGATCAAGGCGTTCGGCATGGAGAACTGGGAAATCGGAAAGTTCCTCTCCCGCAACCGGGATTACTATGATTTCACCCGCAGATCCATAAAGTATGAGGCGCTTTCTACGCCTGTAATGGAGTTCATCATCTCCTTCGGTATCGCGGCCGTTATCTGGGTCGGCGGCAACAGCGTGATCCAGGGGAAAATGAGCGCTTCGGAGTTTTTCTCATTCATCACTGCAATGGTACTGGTTTTCAATCCGGTCAAGAGAATCACCAGCCTGTATAATATTTTTCAGCGTTCCATCGGTGCCGGTGAGCGGGTCTTCGAGATCATCGACGAGAAGCCGGAGATCGTGGATCTGCCGGATGCCGAGGAGATTGTGCGGGCCAGCGGCGACGTGGAATTCAGGGGGGTCTCCTTCAGGTACAACGATGACTACGTACTGAAGAACATAAATCTCTCTGCCCGAAGGGGCGAAGTGGTAGCCTTTGTCGGCCCGTCCGGCGGCGGCAAAACCACTCTCGTATCGCTCCTTTCCCGCTTTTACGACCCGACAGAAGGAGCGGTCCTTGTCGACGGCAGGGACATCCGCACCCTGACCCTCAGGAGTCTGCTCCGGCAGATTGCCCTGGTTGACCAGGAGACGATCCTCTTCAATGACACACTTGCCAACAATATACGCTACGGCAAGACCGATGCCACCGATGCCGAGGTGATGGCTGCGGCGCAGGCCGCCTTTGCCCACGACTTTATCGCAGAGCTGCCGGAAGGATATGAAACCAACATAGGTGACCGTGGCGTCAGGCTGTCCGGCGGCCAGCGCCAGCGGATCTGCATTGCCCGGGCGATCCTGAAGGATGCGCCGATTCTCATCCTCGATGAAGCCACGAGCGCACTCGATACCGAGAGTGAGCAGATGGTGCAGAATGCCCTGAATAACCTGATGGCTAACCGTACCACGTTTGTCATAGCCCACCGCCTTTCCACCGTTCTCCATGCCGACAGGATCGTCGTGCTCGACAAGGGAGAGGTCGTGGAAGTCGGTAACCACGAAAGCCTGCTGGCCCATGGCGGCCTCTACTGCAAGCTTTACGACATGCAGTTTCAGGAATGA
- the lpxD gene encoding UDP-3-O-(3-hydroxymyristoyl)glucosamine N-acyltransferase, translating to MEKSLKELAEYLGGRVIGDESALVRGLGTLDDAGDGQITFLANPKYAQKVATTNAAAVILPPGADGHGRNVVEVANPYLAFAKLLTLFYVAPAKAYGVMDGAFVGKAVAMGDDVTVYPGAFVADGVRLGNRVTLYPGVVLYPGVILGDDVTLHANVSVRERCRIGNRVTIHNGTVVGCDGFGYAPDGKEWYKIPQIGIVMIEDDVEIGSNTVIDRAALEVTLIRRGTKIDNLVQIAHNCVIGENGMICSQVGISGSTKVGSHVTMGGQVGVAGHIQIGDNVMVGAKSGVPGNIPANQIISGIPAIPHREWLKASGIFPRLPEYRKTLGALEKRVAELEKMLASNTNEK from the coding sequence ATGGAAAAATCCTTAAAAGAACTGGCAGAGTACCTGGGTGGGCGGGTAATCGGTGACGAGAGCGCCCTTGTTCGCGGTCTTGGCACCCTGGACGATGCGGGGGATGGGCAGATCACCTTCCTGGCAAATCCCAAGTACGCGCAAAAAGTCGCCACTACCAACGCGGCTGCGGTCATTCTCCCGCCGGGCGCCGATGGTCACGGACGGAATGTCGTCGAGGTTGCCAACCCCTACCTTGCATTCGCCAAGCTTCTTACCCTGTTTTATGTTGCGCCGGCCAAGGCCTATGGGGTCATGGACGGGGCTTTTGTCGGCAAGGCCGTGGCCATGGGGGACGATGTGACGGTTTACCCGGGGGCTTTTGTCGCCGATGGGGTCAGGCTCGGGAACCGGGTGACCCTCTACCCCGGCGTAGTGCTCTATCCCGGGGTGATACTTGGCGACGACGTTACGCTCCACGCCAATGTGAGCGTGCGCGAGCGGTGCCGGATCGGCAACCGGGTGACGATCCATAACGGGACGGTCGTAGGATGCGACGGGTTCGGCTATGCCCCCGACGGCAAAGAGTGGTACAAAATACCCCAGATCGGCATCGTCATGATTGAGGATGATGTTGAAATCGGCTCCAACACGGTCATCGACCGGGCCGCACTGGAAGTCACGCTGATCAGGCGTGGCACCAAGATCGACAACCTGGTGCAGATCGCCCATAACTGCGTTATCGGTGAAAATGGCATGATATGTTCACAGGTGGGGATCTCCGGCAGCACCAAGGTGGGGAGCCATGTGACCATGGGGGGGCAGGTCGGGGTGGCAGGCCACATCCAGATCGGTGATAACGTCATGGTCGGGGCAAAATCCGGCGTCCCCGGCAACATCCCGGCCAACCAGATCATCAGCGGCATCCCCGCTATTCCCCATCGCGAATGGCTCAAGGCATCCGGTATCTTTCCCCGCCTGCCGGAATATCGCAAGACCCTGGGCGCCCTGGAAAAAAGGGTGGCGGAGCTTGAAAAAATGTTGGCCTCTAATACCAACGAAAAGTGA
- the fabZ gene encoding 3-hydroxyacyl-ACP dehydratase FabZ, with protein MMDINEIMKILPHRFPFLMVDRIVEMEPGKRCVGLKNVTINEPFFQGHFPGHPVMPGVLIVEAMAQVAGIMAYLASDDETRKKVSYFMAIDNAKFRKPVFPGDQLRIEVETIFSRRGIWSVAGKAYVDGVLATEAELKATFAEKAK; from the coding sequence ATGATGGATATCAATGAAATAATGAAAATATTGCCTCACCGTTTCCCGTTTCTCATGGTGGACAGAATTGTGGAAATGGAACCGGGCAAGCGGTGCGTCGGCCTCAAAAACGTCACCATCAACGAACCCTTTTTCCAGGGGCATTTTCCCGGTCACCCGGTGATGCCGGGGGTTCTCATTGTCGAAGCGATGGCCCAGGTGGCAGGGATCATGGCCTACCTGGCTTCCGACGATGAAACCCGCAAGAAGGTGAGCTATTTCATGGCCATCGACAATGCCAAATTCAGGAAGCCGGTATTCCCCGGAGATCAGCTGCGCATCGAGGTGGAAACCATCTTCAGTCGCCGCGGTATCTGGAGCGTAGCGGGCAAGGCGTATGTGGACGGCGTTCTCGCCACGGAAGCTGAGCTGAAGGCAACCTTCGCCGAAAAAGCGAAATAA
- the lpxB gene encoding lipid-A-disaccharide synthase, whose translation MIVAGEASGDMYGAMLAREIRRLDRDIAFIGMGGAGMRAAGVETLIDANDMAVVGLVEVVANFRVIANAFTSLKRVIKTTPPSLLILIDYPDFNLRLAAVAKACGVKVLYYISPQVWAWRAGRVKKIARIVDHMAVLFPFEVPYYEKERVPVTFVGHPLLDMVRPTMGRAEAVSFFGLDPHKKTIGLFPGSRRSEIKSLFPVILESAKLLQSRFTDVQFILPLASSLKHADIAPELEKSGLQVFVVQDRNYDVMQVCDAVVTVSGTVTMEIALIGVPMVIIYRVSPLTYAVGKRLIKVDHIGICNIVAGERVVKELIQHDAEPAKIAAEIGAILTDSEYAAAITRKLGTIEQKLGSGGCSRRLAELALKMMD comes from the coding sequence ATGATTGTAGCCGGGGAAGCTTCCGGCGATATGTACGGCGCCATGCTCGCCCGAGAGATCCGCAGGCTCGACCGGGATATCGCCTTTATCGGCATGGGTGGAGCCGGAATGCGCGCCGCCGGCGTGGAGACGCTCATCGACGCCAATGACATGGCGGTGGTCGGTCTCGTTGAGGTTGTCGCCAATTTCCGGGTGATTGCCAACGCTTTCACCTCCCTGAAGCGGGTCATAAAGACGACACCGCCGAGCCTTCTCATCCTCATCGACTATCCGGACTTCAATCTGCGGCTGGCGGCCGTTGCCAAGGCTTGCGGCGTCAAGGTCCTCTATTATATCAGCCCGCAGGTCTGGGCCTGGCGTGCCGGCAGGGTAAAAAAGATCGCCCGTATCGTCGACCATATGGCGGTGTTGTTCCCTTTCGAAGTTCCATACTATGAAAAGGAGCGCGTACCCGTCACCTTTGTCGGCCATCCTCTGCTGGACATGGTTCGGCCCACCATGGGGCGTGCGGAAGCCGTGTCGTTCTTCGGCCTCGACCCCCACAAAAAGACAATTGGCCTTTTTCCGGGGAGTCGCCGAAGCGAGATCAAAAGCCTTTTCCCTGTCATCCTGGAGTCGGCAAAACTGCTGCAGAGCCGATTTACGGATGTCCAGTTCATCCTCCCTCTCGCTTCGAGCCTGAAGCACGCGGACATTGCCCCGGAACTGGAAAAATCCGGATTGCAGGTGTTCGTGGTGCAGGACAGGAATTACGACGTCATGCAGGTCTGTGATGCTGTTGTCACCGTTTCCGGGACCGTTACCATGGAGATAGCACTGATCGGGGTGCCGATGGTGATTATCTACCGTGTTTCCCCTTTGACCTATGCCGTGGGCAAGCGCCTGATAAAGGTGGATCACATCGGGATCTGCAACATCGTCGCCGGCGAGCGGGTGGTGAAGGAACTGATCCAGCATGACGCCGAACCGGCGAAGATCGCGGCCGAGATTGGCGCCATTCTTACCGACAGCGAGTATGCCGCAGCTATAACCCGGAAGCTCGGCACGATCGAGCAAAAACTCGGCAGTGGTGGCTGTTCCAGGCGGCTGGCCGAGCTGGCGCTTAAGATGATGGATTAA
- a CDS encoding OmpH family outer membrane protein produces the protein MKKIIVALAISLSSIALTSAAFAADAVKIGSVDIQKVLLLSNAGKDAKEQLAQKANKYETEKNAKEDELKKLKAELEKQSVLLSETARNAKEKDYQQRLKEYQRFLKDAQDDLQAKNDELTNRIVDEIVKVTQEYGRKNAYTAVFVRNETMIYLDDKADLTEEILKLFNATKKK, from the coding sequence ATGAAAAAGATCATCGTTGCATTGGCCATATCTCTTTCCTCCATCGCTCTTACATCTGCTGCTTTTGCTGCAGATGCAGTGAAAATAGGATCTGTGGATATCCAGAAGGTGCTGCTTCTTTCCAATGCCGGGAAAGATGCCAAAGAGCAGCTTGCCCAGAAGGCCAACAAGTATGAAACCGAGAAGAATGCCAAAGAAGATGAATTGAAAAAACTGAAGGCAGAGCTTGAAAAACAGAGCGTTCTTCTTTCTGAGACGGCCCGCAATGCAAAAGAGAAGGATTACCAGCAGCGGCTTAAGGAATATCAGCGCTTTCTCAAGGATGCCCAGGATGATCTTCAGGCAAAAAACGACGAGCTGACGAACCGGATAGTCGACGAGATCGTCAAGGTGACCCAGGAATACGGCCGCAAAAATGCCTACACAGCTGTATTTGTCAGAAACGAAACCATGATTTATCTTGACGATAAAGCGGATCTGACTGAAGAAATACTGAAACTGTTCAACGCAACCAAGAAAAAATAG